Proteins from one Bacteroides mediterraneensis genomic window:
- a CDS encoding phage portal protein, with protein MTLEEILAMPEVERKIYYLKKGRKTEQPNAHALYNDWNPNKHEIVIDEEKYPKIKITTQPEKRITDPTNGKEYIEPAVKKEVDPNRIALPIEQDIVNIQTAFTVGTEPVLDCQPDQSEESLLSALKQVFKKNKLKYQNKKVVRAWLAEQEVAEYWYVVRDDGFWAKLKRKISGIFGKSKPEYRLKSAIWSPFRGDKLYPFFNDQGDLVALSREYKKKDLNDVEITCFMTITKDMVYQWELTSSWSDKGSFAHGFKKMPVIYMYRPEAYCEKIKSLRVRLEKLLSSYADCIDYHFFPILMLFGNVENFSGEFKNRVVELTGQGANAQYLTWSQVPDTVKFEVETLLSQIYGLTNTPRISFDSLKGTGNAVSGVSFDYVFMSTHLNVENLNETVGEFMQRRVNFLVSALGSVNSTLEAASETIDVDVQMQPYKLENLKDKIDTAIKAKDGEIWSQKRAITFVGNVDAVMDEIEAIKEEQAEKQKNDIEKQRQLSSLKSSSNKSEE; from the coding sequence TACCCTAAAATCAAAATCACTACCCAGCCTGAAAAACGGATTACAGACCCGACAAACGGGAAAGAATATATCGAGCCGGCGGTAAAGAAGGAAGTTGACCCGAACCGGATTGCACTTCCTATCGAGCAGGACATCGTGAACATTCAGACGGCCTTCACCGTGGGGACGGAACCGGTTCTTGATTGCCAGCCGGACCAGTCGGAGGAAAGCCTTCTTTCTGCCTTGAAGCAGGTATTCAAGAAGAACAAATTGAAATACCAGAACAAGAAGGTCGTCCGGGCATGGCTGGCCGAGCAGGAAGTGGCCGAATACTGGTATGTGGTTAGGGATGATGGTTTCTGGGCCAAGCTCAAGCGCAAGATTTCAGGAATCTTCGGCAAGTCAAAGCCTGAATACCGTCTGAAGAGTGCCATCTGGTCCCCGTTCCGTGGCGACAAGCTCTACCCTTTCTTCAATGACCAGGGGGATTTGGTGGCCCTGTCCCGTGAATACAAGAAGAAAGACCTGAATGACGTGGAGATAACCTGTTTCATGACCATTACCAAGGATATGGTTTACCAGTGGGAGCTGACGAGCAGCTGGTCAGACAAAGGTTCATTTGCTCATGGGTTCAAGAAGATGCCTGTGATTTATATGTACCGTCCGGAAGCATACTGTGAAAAGATAAAGAGTCTCCGTGTAAGACTGGAGAAACTCCTGTCAAGTTATGCGGACTGTATCGACTACCACTTCTTCCCTATCCTCATGCTTTTTGGTAACGTGGAGAATTTCTCCGGTGAGTTCAAGAACCGTGTGGTCGAGCTGACCGGGCAGGGAGCAAATGCCCAGTACCTTACTTGGTCTCAGGTGCCAGATACCGTCAAGTTCGAGGTGGAAACCTTGCTGAGCCAGATATACGGACTGACCAATACACCCAGAATCTCTTTTGACTCCCTGAAAGGTACAGGAAACGCCGTATCCGGTGTGAGTTTTGACTATGTGTTTATGTCTACCCACCTGAATGTAGAAAACCTAAATGAAACAGTCGGCGAGTTCATGCAACGGCGTGTGAATTTTCTTGTTTCCGCATTGGGTTCCGTGAATTCAACACTCGAAGCGGCCTCTGAGACCATCGACGTGGATGTGCAGATGCAGCCATATAAGCTGGAGAACCTCAAAGACAAGATAGACACCGCCATCAAGGCCAAGGACGGAGAAATTTGGTCACAGAAACGAGCCATCACCTTTGTAGGAAACGTTGATGCTGTTATGGACGAGATTGAAGCCATCAAGGAAGAACAGGCAGAGAAGCAGAAGAACGACATTGAGAAACAGAGACAGCTTTCCTCTCTCAAAAGTTCCAGTAACAAATCTGAAGAATAG
- a CDS encoding type II toxin-antitoxin system HicA family toxin yields the protein MSYKSVKEVVTMLLDNGFILKSQKGSHMKFEKDGITVVVPNHGKKGVEKGTYYSIMRQAGLK from the coding sequence ATGAGTTACAAATCAGTTAAAGAGGTTGTAACTATGTTGCTTGACAACGGCTTCATTCTAAAGAGCCAGAAGGGCAGCCACATGAAGTTTGAGAAAGATGGAATAACGGTAGTCGTTCCGAATCATGGAAAGAAAGGCGTTGAGAAAGGCACTTATTACAGCATTATGAGGCAAGCGGGGCTAAAATAG